From the genome of Pseudomonas yamanorum, one region includes:
- a CDS encoding phospholipase D family protein: MTQRLLPFFLLGILALGGCATIDQPRTPSEALPASESSFGRSIQAQAAPYRGRSGFRLLPNSSEAFMARAELIRNAQTSLDLQYYIVHDGISTRMLVDELLKAADRGVRVRILLDDTTSDGLDQIIATLAAHPQIQIRLFNPLHLGRSTGVTRAMARLFDLSLQHRRMHNKLWLADNSVAIVGGRNLGDEYFDAEPNLNFTDIDMLSVGPVAEQLGHSFDQYWNSALSKPIGDFVSSASKGDLASARVRLEESLAESRQQNHALYNRLRTYKTQPRMDIWRRELIWAWNQALWDAPSKVLAKADPDPRLLLTTQLAPELEGVSHELMMISAYFVPGQPGLVYLTGRADAGVSVSLLTNSLEATDVPAVHGGYAPYRKALLEHGVKLYELRRQPGDGGGSGPHLFRKGTFHGSDSSLHSKAIIFDREKSFIGSFNFDPRSVLWNTEVGVLVDSPELAEHVRNLALEGMAPPLSYQAKLQDGQVVWVTEDNGQLHTLTREPGSWWRRFNAWFATSVGLERML, translated from the coding sequence ATGACCCAACGGCTATTACCGTTTTTCCTGCTGGGCATCCTGGCCCTGGGCGGCTGCGCAACCATCGACCAGCCGCGCACGCCCAGCGAGGCGCTGCCGGCCAGCGAGTCGTCCTTCGGCCGCTCGATCCAGGCCCAGGCCGCGCCGTACAGAGGCCGCTCCGGTTTCCGCCTGCTGCCCAACAGCAGCGAGGCCTTCATGGCTCGCGCCGAACTGATCCGCAACGCCCAGACCAGCCTCGACTTGCAGTACTACATCGTCCACGACGGCATCAGCACCCGCATGCTCGTGGATGAACTGCTCAAGGCCGCCGACCGTGGCGTGCGCGTGCGTATCCTGCTGGACGACACCACCAGCGACGGCCTGGACCAGATCATCGCCACCCTCGCCGCCCACCCGCAGATCCAGATTCGCCTGTTCAACCCGCTGCACCTGGGCCGCAGCACCGGCGTGACCCGGGCCATGGCGCGGCTGTTCGACCTGTCGCTGCAACACCGTCGCATGCATAACAAGCTGTGGCTGGCGGACAACAGCGTGGCCATCGTCGGCGGCCGCAACCTGGGGGATGAATATTTCGACGCCGAGCCCAACCTCAACTTCACCGATATCGACATGCTCAGCGTAGGCCCGGTGGCCGAACAACTGGGCCACAGTTTCGATCAGTACTGGAACAGTGCGTTGAGCAAGCCCATTGGCGATTTCGTCAGCAGCGCCTCCAAAGGCGACCTGGCCAGCGCCCGCGTACGCCTGGAAGAATCCCTTGCCGAGTCTCGCCAGCAAAACCATGCCCTGTACAACCGCCTGCGCACTTACAAGACCCAACCGCGCATGGACATCTGGCGCCGCGAACTCATCTGGGCCTGGAACCAGGCACTGTGGGATGCGCCGAGCAAGGTGCTGGCCAAGGCCGATCCGGATCCACGGCTGCTGCTGACCACCCAGCTGGCACCTGAGCTGGAAGGGGTGAGCCACGAGTTGATGATGATCTCGGCTTACTTCGTGCCGGGCCAGCCTGGCCTGGTGTACCTGACCGGTCGTGCGGACGCCGGCGTCTCGGTGAGCCTGCTGACCAATTCCCTGGAAGCTACCGACGTGCCCGCCGTCCACGGTGGCTATGCGCCCTACCGCAAGGCATTGCTGGAGCACGGAGTGAAACTGTACGAGTTGCGCCGCCAGCCGGGAGACGGCGGCGGCAGCGGCCCTCATCTGTTCCGCAAAGGCACTTTCCACGGCTCGGATTCCAGCCTGCACAGCAAGGCGATCATCTTTGACCGGGAGAAATCCTTTATCGGCTCATTCAACTTCGACCCGCGCTCGGTGCTGTGGAACACCGAAGTCGGGGTGCTGGTGGACAGTCCCGAACTGGCGGAACACGTGCGCAACCTGGCACTGGAGGGCATGGCGCCCCCGTTGAGCTATCAGGCGAAACTACAGGATGGCCAGGTGGTGTGGGTGACTGAAGACAACGGCCAACTGCACACCCTGACCCGCGAACCGGGCAGTTGGTGGCGCCGGTTCAATGCCTGGTTTGCCACATCCGTCGGGCTGGAACGCATGCTTTAA
- a CDS encoding MFS transporter has protein sequence MRWATYFAVLASVLSVGLALGVSMPLVSLRLESWGYGSFAIGVMAAMPAFGVLLGAKVSSGLASRLGTANLMRLCLWAGAISIGLLAVLPSYPVWLVLRLMIGVILTIVFILGESWINQLVIERWRGRLVALYGCSYALSQLSGPLLLGALGTDNDIGFWVGVGLLTFSPILLLGRTGAPTAESFSVTFGDLLRFCQGLPAIAWAVALFAAFEAMILTLLPVYCLQQGFTAEIALAMVSTVVVGDALLQLPIGALADYLPRRTLFLGCALMLLATSLAIPLLLDTLLIWPVWVLFGASAGGLFTLSLILIGERYRDDALVRANAHIAQLWGIGCLIGPLVAGAGSQWISGHALPLLMAAGALGLVILLLRQGAFGGAQPA, from the coding sequence ATGCGTTGGGCGACCTATTTCGCCGTGTTGGCGTCGGTCTTGAGCGTGGGCCTGGCCTTGGGCGTGAGCATGCCGCTGGTGTCCCTGCGCCTGGAAAGCTGGGGCTACGGCAGCTTCGCCATCGGCGTGATGGCGGCGATGCCGGCCTTTGGTGTGCTGTTGGGTGCCAAGGTCTCCAGCGGCCTGGCCTCGCGCCTGGGTACGGCGAACCTGATGCGCCTGTGCCTGTGGGCCGGGGCGATTTCCATCGGCTTGCTGGCGGTATTGCCCAGCTACCCGGTATGGCTGGTGCTGCGGCTGATGATCGGGGTGATCCTGACCATCGTGTTTATCCTCGGCGAAAGCTGGATCAACCAACTGGTGATCGAGCGCTGGCGCGGCCGTCTGGTGGCGCTGTACGGCTGTAGCTATGCCTTGAGCCAACTGTCAGGCCCATTGCTGCTGGGCGCGCTGGGTACGGATAACGACATTGGCTTCTGGGTGGGCGTTGGTCTGCTGACGTTCTCGCCGATCCTGCTGCTGGGCCGCACCGGTGCGCCGACTGCCGAGTCCTTCAGCGTGACCTTCGGCGACTTGCTGCGCTTCTGCCAGGGTTTGCCGGCGATTGCCTGGGCGGTGGCGTTATTCGCCGCGTTCGAGGCGATGATTCTGACGCTGTTGCCGGTGTATTGCCTGCAACAGGGCTTCACCGCCGAGATTGCCCTGGCGATGGTGAGTACGGTGGTGGTCGGTGATGCGTTGCTGCAACTGCCGATTGGCGCGCTGGCGGACTACCTGCCTCGACGCACACTGTTTCTCGGCTGCGCGCTGATGCTGCTGGCGACGAGCCTGGCAATTCCGCTGTTGCTGGATACGCTGCTGATCTGGCCGGTGTGGGTGCTGTTCGGGGCCAGCGCCGGTGGGTTGTTCACCTTGTCGCTGATCCTGATTGGCGAGCGCTACCGCGACGACGCACTGGTGCGCGCCAATGCGCATATCGCGCAGCTGTGGGGCATTGGCTGCCTGATCGGCCCACTGGTGGCTGGTGCCGGCAGCCAGTGGATCAGCGGGCATGCGTTGCCGCTGTTGATGGCAGCGGGGGCGCTGGGATTGGTGATTCTGCTGCTTCGCCAAGGTGCATTCGGCGGCGCCCAGCCGGCCTGA
- a CDS encoding YkgJ family cysteine cluster protein encodes MSCNSQKVNALRRQIPSFECVPGCHDCCGPVTTSPEEMSRLPRKTAAEQEAAMDELNCVHLGPNGCTVYDERPLICRLFGTTPTLPCPNDRRPVELIHPRVEKQIHAYMASTRQVLV; translated from the coding sequence ATGAGTTGCAACAGTCAGAAAGTCAACGCGCTGCGCCGGCAGATTCCCTCGTTCGAGTGCGTCCCGGGTTGCCACGACTGCTGCGGGCCGGTGACCACGTCCCCCGAGGAAATGTCGCGCCTGCCGCGCAAGACCGCTGCCGAGCAGGAAGCGGCGATGGATGAACTCAACTGCGTGCACCTCGGCCCCAATGGCTGCACCGTGTACGACGAACGCCCGCTGATTTGCCGGCTGTTCGGCACCACGCCGACCTTGCCATGCCCCAACGACCGCCGCCCGGTGGAGTTGATCCACCCACGGGTGGAAAAGCAGATTCACGCGTACATGGCGTCGACGCGTCAGGTATTGGTCTAG
- a CDS encoding Lrp/AsnC ligand binding domain-containing protein: MRTNTQTKRELDKIDRNILRILQADGRISFTELGEKVGLSTTPCTERVRRLEREGIIMGYNARLNPQHLKGSLLVFVEISLDYKSGDTFEEFRRAVLKLPHVLECHLVSGDFDYLVKARISEMASYRKLLGDILLKLPHVRESKSYIVMEEVKESLNLPIPD, from the coding sequence ATGCGGACCAACACTCAAACCAAGCGGGAGCTGGACAAGATCGACCGCAACATCCTGCGCATCCTGCAGGCAGACGGGCGAATTTCGTTTACCGAGCTGGGGGAAAAGGTCGGCCTGTCGACCACGCCATGCACCGAGCGGGTCCGGCGCCTGGAGCGCGAAGGGATCATCATGGGCTACAACGCCCGGCTCAATCCGCAGCATTTGAAGGGCAGCCTGCTGGTGTTTGTCGAGATCAGCCTCGACTACAAGTCCGGCGACACCTTTGAAGAATTCCGACGCGCCGTGCTGAAACTGCCCCACGTGCTGGAGTGCCACCTGGTGTCGGGGGATTTCGACTACCTGGTGAAGGCGCGAATCTCGGAGATGGCGTCGTACCGCAAATTGCTCGGCGATATCCTGCTCAAGCTGCCCCACGTAAGGGAGTCCAAGAGCTACATCGTGATGGAAGAGGTGAAAGAGAGCCTGAACCTGCCGATCCCGGATTAA
- a CDS encoding aminotransferase-like domain-containing protein — MTLYVNLAELLGTRIEQGFYRPGDRLPSVRALSVEHGVSLSTVQQAYRMLEDNGLAMPKPKSGYFVPVGRDLPALPAVGRPAQRPVEISQWDQVLDLIRAVPRKDTIQLGRGMPDVLSPTMKPLLRSLARISRRQDMPGLYYDTIHGNLELREQIARLMLDSGCQLTPQDLVITTGCHEALSASIHAICEPGDIVAVDSPSFHGAMQTLKGLGMKALEIPTDPLTGISLEALELALEQWPIKVIQLTPNCNNPLGYIMPESRKRALLTLAQRFDVAIIEDDVYGELAYSYPRPRTIKSFDEDGRVVLCSSFSKTLAPGLRIGWVAPGRYLERVLHMKYISTGATATQPQIAIAEFLKNGHFEPHLRRMRTQYQRNRDLMLDWVSRYFPAGTRASRPQGSFMLWVELPEGFDTLKLNRLLVDEGVQIAVGSIFSASGKYRNCLRMNYAAKPTPQIEEAVRKVGATAIRLLAEAVD, encoded by the coding sequence ATGACCCTATACGTCAACCTCGCCGAACTGTTGGGCACGCGCATTGAGCAGGGCTTCTATCGCCCGGGCGATCGATTGCCGTCAGTGCGGGCCTTGAGTGTGGAGCACGGGGTAAGCCTGAGCACCGTACAGCAGGCCTATCGGATGCTGGAAGACAACGGCCTGGCGATGCCAAAACCCAAATCCGGCTACTTCGTACCCGTGGGCCGCGACTTGCCCGCACTGCCCGCCGTCGGCCGCCCGGCCCAGCGCCCGGTGGAGATTTCCCAGTGGGACCAGGTGCTGGATCTGATCCGCGCAGTGCCACGCAAAGACACCATACAGTTGGGTCGGGGCATGCCGGATGTATTGTCGCCGACCATGAAACCCCTGTTGCGCAGCCTGGCCCGGATCAGCCGCCGCCAGGACATGCCAGGGCTGTATTACGACACCATCCACGGCAACCTGGAGCTGCGCGAACAGATCGCACGCCTGATGCTCGATTCAGGCTGCCAACTGACGCCCCAGGATCTGGTGATCACCACCGGTTGCCACGAAGCGCTGTCCGCGAGCATCCACGCCATCTGCGAGCCGGGCGACATCGTTGCCGTCGACTCGCCGAGCTTCCATGGCGCCATGCAGACCCTGAAAGGCCTGGGCATGAAAGCCTTGGAAATCCCCACCGACCCACTCACGGGTATCAGCCTGGAAGCGCTTGAACTGGCGCTGGAGCAGTGGCCGATCAAAGTCATCCAGCTGACCCCCAACTGCAACAACCCACTGGGCTACATCATGCCGGAGTCGCGTAAACGTGCGCTGCTGACCCTGGCCCAGCGCTTCGACGTGGCAATCATCGAAGACGATGTGTATGGCGAACTGGCCTACAGCTACCCGCGTCCACGCACTATCAAGTCCTTCGACGAAGATGGCCGCGTCGTACTGTGCAGTTCCTTCTCGAAAACCCTGGCGCCCGGCCTGCGGATTGGCTGGGTAGCACCCGGTCGTTACCTCGAGCGCGTCCTGCACATGAAATACATCAGCACCGGCGCCACCGCGACCCAGCCGCAGATCGCGATTGCCGAGTTTCTGAAAAATGGCCATTTCGAACCGCATTTGCGGCGGATGCGTACGCAATACCAGCGTAATCGCGACCTGATGCTCGATTGGGTCAGCCGCTATTTCCCGGCCGGCACCCGCGCCAGTCGTCCACAGGGCAGTTTCATGCTGTGGGTGGAGCTGCCGGAAGGCTTCGACACCCTGAAGCTCAACCGGCTGCTAGTGGATGAAGGTGTACAGATTGCCGTGGGAAGTATCTTTTCCGCCTCCGGCAAGTACCGGAATTGTTTGCGCATGAACTACGCTGCCAAACCGACGCCGCAGATTGAAGAGGCCGTGCGCAAGGTCGGCGCAACCGCCATCAGGTTGCTGGCCGAAGCGGTGGACTGA
- a CDS encoding aldehyde dehydrogenase, with the protein MTTLTRADWEQRAKDLKIEGRAYINGEYTAAVSGDTFECLSPVDGRLLATVASCDVADAQRAVENARATFNSGAWSRLAPAKRKATMIRFAGLLKANAEELALLETLDMGKPISDSLNIDVPGAAQALSWSGEAIDKIYDEVAATPHDQLGLVTREPVGVVAAIVPWNFPLMMACWKLGPALSTGNSVILKPSEKSPLTAIRIAELAVEAGIPKGVFNVLPGYGHTVGNALALHMDVDTLVFTGSTKIAKQLLIRSGESNMKRVWLEAGGKSPNIVFADAPDLQAAAESAAGAIAFNQGEVCTAGSRLLVERSIKDKFLPLVIEALKAWKPGNPLDPATTVGALVDTQQMNTVLSYIEAGHADGAKLVAGGKRTLQESGGTYVEPTIFDGVTNAMKIAQEEIFGPVLSVIAFDSVEEAIAIANDTQYGLAAAVWTSNISKAHLTAKALRAGSVWVNQYDGGDMTAPFGGFKQSGNGRDKSLHAFDKYTELKATWIKL; encoded by the coding sequence ATGACCACCCTGACCCGTGCCGACTGGGAACAACGCGCCAAGGATCTGAAGATCGAAGGCCGCGCCTACATCAATGGCGAATACACCGCCGCCGTTTCCGGCGATACGTTCGAATGCCTCAGCCCGGTCGATGGCCGTCTGCTGGCAACGGTTGCCAGCTGTGACGTCGCCGACGCCCAGCGCGCGGTTGAAAACGCCCGCGCCACCTTCAATTCCGGTGCCTGGTCGCGCCTGGCGCCAGCCAAGCGCAAAGCCACCATGATCCGTTTCGCCGGCTTGCTCAAGGCCAACGCCGAAGAGCTGGCACTCCTTGAAACCCTGGATATGGGCAAGCCGATCAGCGACTCCCTGAACATCGACGTCCCGGGCGCGGCGCAAGCCCTGAGCTGGAGCGGCGAGGCCATCGACAAGATCTACGATGAAGTCGCAGCCACTCCCCACGACCAGCTTGGCCTGGTGACCCGTGAGCCCGTCGGCGTTGTCGCGGCCATCGTGCCGTGGAACTTCCCGCTAATGATGGCCTGCTGGAAACTCGGACCGGCGCTGTCCACCGGTAACTCGGTGATCCTCAAGCCGTCTGAAAAGTCGCCGCTGACCGCGATCCGCATCGCCGAGCTGGCGGTTGAAGCCGGTATCCCGAAAGGCGTGTTCAACGTGCTGCCGGGTTATGGCCACACCGTGGGTAACGCCCTGGCGCTGCACATGGACGTCGATACCCTGGTGTTCACCGGTTCCACCAAGATCGCCAAGCAACTGCTGATCCGGTCCGGTGAGTCGAATATGAAGCGCGTCTGGCTGGAAGCTGGCGGCAAGAGCCCGAACATCGTGTTTGCCGATGCCCCGGACCTACAAGCCGCCGCCGAATCCGCGGCCGGCGCCATCGCCTTCAACCAGGGCGAAGTGTGCACCGCCGGTTCGCGCCTGCTGGTGGAGCGTTCGATCAAAGATAAATTCCTGCCGCTGGTGATCGAGGCCCTCAAGGCCTGGAAGCCGGGCAACCCGCTGGACCCGGCCACCACGGTTGGCGCGCTGGTGGATACCCAGCAGATGAACACCGTGCTGTCGTACATCGAAGCCGGGCATGCCGATGGCGCCAAGCTGGTGGCCGGCGGCAAGCGCACGCTGCAGGAAAGCGGTGGCACCTATGTCGAGCCAACGATTTTCGACGGCGTGACCAACGCCATGAAGATCGCCCAGGAAGAAATCTTCGGCCCGGTGCTGTCGGTGATTGCCTTCGACAGCGTGGAAGAAGCCATTGCGATCGCCAACGACACCCAATACGGCCTGGCCGCTGCGGTGTGGACGTCGAACATCTCCAAGGCGCACCTGACCGCCAAGGCACTGCGTGCCGGTAGCGTGTGGGTCAACCAGTACGATGGCGGCGACATGACTGCACCGTTCGGTGGTTTCAAGCAGTCGGGTAACGGCCGCGACAAGTCGCTGCACGCGTTCGACAAGTACACCGAGCTGAAGGCGACCTGGATCAAGTTGTAA
- a CDS encoding RidA family protein, translating to MSIQRQLTNERMSQIVVHSGTVYLAGQVGDDMSAGIEQQTRETLVNIERLLDLAGTDKTKLLSVTIYLKDIDADFAGMNAVWDKWLPKGVAPARATVEAKLCEPEILVELSVVAALP from the coding sequence ATGTCAATCCAGCGCCAGCTCACCAATGAGCGCATGAGCCAGATCGTTGTTCACAGCGGTACCGTGTATCTGGCAGGTCAGGTCGGCGACGACATGAGTGCCGGGATTGAACAGCAGACCCGCGAAACCCTCGTCAATATCGAGCGTTTGCTGGACCTGGCCGGTACCGACAAGACCAAGCTGCTGTCGGTGACCATCTACCTGAAAGACATCGACGCCGATTTCGCCGGGATGAACGCGGTATGGGACAAGTGGTTGCCAAAAGGCGTCGCGCCGGCCCGTGCCACGGTTGAAGCGAAACTCTGCGAACCGGAAATCCTGGTGGAGCTGTCGGTTGTGGCCGCTCTGCCTTAA
- the alr gene encoding alanine racemase: MRPARALIDLQALRHNYQLAREVTGGAKALAVIKADAYGHGAVRVAQALEAEADGFAVACIEEALELRAAGIHGPVLLLEGFFEADELPLIIEHDFWCVVHSLWQLDAIEQAQLSKPLTVWLKLDSGMHRVGLHPKDYHDAYQRLLASGKVAKIVLMSHFARADELDSTSSEEQVAVFEAARQGLSAQVSLRNSPSVLGWPNVSSDWVRPGIMLYGATPFGEDQAIAARLQPVMTLESKVICVRELPAGEPVGYGAKFITPKPMRVGVVAMGYADGYPRHAPTGTPVLVAGQRSQLLGRVSMDMLCIDLTDVPQAGLGSTVELWGKNILASDVATAADTIPYQIFCNLRRVPRLYSGA, encoded by the coding sequence ATGCGTCCTGCCCGTGCCCTGATCGACCTCCAAGCCCTGCGCCACAATTATCAACTGGCCCGTGAAGTCACGGGTGGGGCCAAGGCCCTCGCCGTGATCAAGGCCGATGCCTACGGCCATGGTGCCGTGCGCGTTGCTCAGGCGCTGGAAGCCGAGGCGGACGGGTTTGCCGTCGCCTGCATCGAGGAAGCGCTGGAACTGCGGGCCGCCGGCATTCACGGGCCGGTGCTGTTGCTGGAAGGTTTTTTCGAAGCCGACGAGCTGCCGCTGATCATCGAGCATGATTTCTGGTGCGTGGTGCATTCGCTGTGGCAGCTGGATGCAATTGAACAGGCGCAGCTCAGCAAGCCGCTGACCGTTTGGCTCAAGCTTGATTCGGGCATGCACCGTGTCGGCTTGCACCCCAAGGATTATCACGACGCTTACCAGCGCCTGCTGGCCAGCGGCAAAGTCGCGAAGATCGTGCTGATGAGCCACTTCGCCCGTGCCGATGAGCTCGACAGCACCAGCAGCGAAGAGCAAGTCGCGGTGTTTGAAGCGGCGCGCCAGGGCTTGTCGGCCCAGGTCAGCCTGCGCAATTCGCCGTCGGTGCTGGGCTGGCCGAACGTGTCCAGTGACTGGGTACGCCCGGGTATCATGCTTTACGGCGCCACGCCGTTTGGCGAGGACCAGGCCATCGCCGCGCGCTTGCAGCCGGTGATGACCCTTGAGTCGAAAGTCATCTGCGTACGTGAACTGCCGGCCGGCGAGCCGGTGGGCTACGGCGCCAAGTTCATCACCCCGAAACCGATGCGCGTCGGCGTGGTTGCCATGGGTTATGCCGACGGCTACCCGCGCCACGCGCCCACCGGCACCCCAGTGCTGGTGGCCGGCCAGCGCAGTCAACTGCTGGGCCGTGTGTCGATGGACATGCTGTGTATCGACCTGACCGACGTACCTCAGGCCGGGCTCGGCTCCACCGTCGAGTTGTGGGGCAAAAACATCCTCGCCAGTGACGTTGCCACCGCCGCCGACACCATTCCGTACCAGATCTTCTGCAACCTGCGCCGGGTGCCACGGCTCTATTCCGGCGCTTGA
- a CDS encoding NAD(P)/FAD-dependent oxidoreductase: protein MTASARHANSYYAASSFPQPDYPVLTGEIVADVCVVGGGFSGLNTALELAERGFSVVLLEARKIAWGASGRNGGQLIRGVGHGLDQFTNVIGTEGVRQMKLMGLEAVEIVRQRVERSQIACDLTWGYCDLANKPRDLEHLAADAEELRSLGYRHEVRLLQASEMPGVIGSNRYVGGMIDMGSGHLHPLNLALGEAAAAQQLGVQLFEHSETVRIDYGPEVNVHTAQGNVRAKTLVLGCNAYLNGLNPHLSGKVLPAGSYIIATEPLSEAQAAELLPQNMAVCDQRVTVDYFRLSADRRLLFGGACHYSGRDPKDIGAYMRPKMLQVFPQLANVKIDYQWGGMIGIGANRLPQIGRLADQPNVYFAQAYAGHGLNATHLAGRLLGEAINGQQSGRFDLFAKVPHITFPGGKHLRSPLLALGMLWHRLKELV, encoded by the coding sequence ATGACCGCCAGCGCCCGGCACGCCAATTCCTACTACGCCGCCAGCAGTTTCCCGCAGCCTGATTATCCGGTGCTGACAGGTGAAATCGTGGCCGATGTGTGCGTGGTCGGCGGCGGCTTTTCGGGGCTCAACACCGCCCTGGAACTGGCAGAACGGGGTTTCAGCGTGGTCCTGCTGGAAGCCCGCAAGATCGCCTGGGGCGCCAGCGGGCGCAATGGCGGGCAACTGATTCGCGGCGTCGGTCACGGCCTGGATCAGTTCACCAACGTCATCGGCACCGAGGGCGTGCGTCAGATGAAACTGATGGGCCTGGAAGCCGTGGAAATCGTGCGCCAACGGGTCGAGCGTTCGCAGATCGCCTGCGACCTGACCTGGGGCTACTGCGACCTGGCCAACAAACCCCGCGACCTGGAACACCTGGCCGCCGACGCCGAAGAACTGCGAAGCCTCGGTTATCGCCATGAAGTACGCCTGCTGCAAGCCAGCGAGATGCCCGGCGTGATCGGCTCTAACCGCTATGTGGGCGGCATGATCGACATGGGCTCCGGCCACCTGCACCCGCTGAACCTGGCCCTCGGTGAAGCAGCGGCTGCACAACAGTTGGGCGTCCAGCTGTTCGAGCATTCCGAAACGGTGCGCATCGATTACGGCCCGGAGGTCAATGTTCACACGGCTCAGGGCAATGTACGCGCCAAGACCCTGGTGCTGGGCTGCAACGCTTATTTGAACGGCCTCAACCCGCACCTGAGCGGCAAAGTGCTGCCCGCCGGCAGCTACATCATCGCCACCGAGCCGTTGAGCGAAGCCCAAGCGGCCGAGCTACTGCCACAGAACATGGCGGTGTGTGACCAGCGGGTGACGGTGGACTACTTCCGGCTGTCCGCCGACCGACGCTTGTTGTTCGGGGGTGCCTGCCATTATTCCGGACGGGATCCGAAGGACATCGGCGCCTACATGCGTCCGAAAATGCTGCAGGTATTCCCACAACTGGCCAACGTGAAAATCGATTACCAGTGGGGCGGCATGATCGGCATCGGCGCCAACCGCCTGCCGCAGATTGGCCGGCTGGCCGACCAACCCAATGTGTATTTCGCCCAGGCGTATGCTGGCCACGGCCTCAATGCCACCCACCTGGCAGGCAGACTGCTGGGCGAAGCCATCAACGGCCAGCAAAGCGGGCGGTTCGATCTGTTTGCGAAGGTGCCACACATCACCTTCCCGGGCGGCAAGCATTTGCGCTCGCCGCTGCTGGCGCTGGGAATGCTCTGGCACCGGTTGAAAGAACTGGTCTGA
- a CDS encoding DUF1127 domain-containing protein: MSGLSDVRLALHGQELEAGQERRMAARTTAPALSSWALFWHRMHTRKTLLELTPEQLRDVGLSVEQARQEGLKPFWRG; the protein is encoded by the coding sequence ATGAGCGGGTTGAGCGATGTGCGGTTGGCGTTACACGGTCAGGAACTGGAAGCCGGGCAGGAGCGGCGCATGGCGGCGCGGACCACGGCCCCCGCACTCAGCTCATGGGCGTTGTTCTGGCACCGCATGCACACGCGCAAGACCTTGCTGGAGTTGACCCCTGAACAACTGCGTGACGTGGGCCTGAGTGTCGAACAGGCGCGCCAGGAAGGATTAAAACCCTTCTGGCGCGGTTGA
- the dadA gene encoding D-amino acid dehydrogenase, giving the protein MRVLVLGSGVIGVASAYYLARAGFEVVVVDRQPAVAMETSFANAGQISPGYASPWAAPGVPLKAIKWLLERHAPLAIKATADIDQYLWMAQMLRNCTASRYAVNKERMVRLSEYSRDCIDELRAETGIAYEGRTLGTTQLFRTQAQLDGAAKDIAVLKESGVPYELLDRAGIARVEPALASVTDILAGALRLPNDQTGDCQMFTTRLADMCKQLGVEFRFEQDIQRLDYAGDRINGVWIDGKLETADRYVLALGSYSPKLLKPLGIKAPVYPLKGYSMTVPITNAAMAPTSTILDETYKVAITRFDNRIRVGGMAEIAGFDLSLNPRRRETLEMIVNDLYPQGGDLSQASFWTGLRPTTPDGTPIVGATPFKNLFLNTGHGTLGWTMACGSGRLLADLMAKKTPQISAEGLDISRYGNHQESAKHVNPAPAHQ; this is encoded by the coding sequence ATGCGCGTTCTGGTCTTGGGTAGCGGTGTCATTGGCGTGGCCAGTGCCTACTATTTGGCACGAGCTGGTTTTGAAGTGGTCGTGGTCGACCGTCAGCCGGCTGTAGCCATGGAGACCAGTTTCGCCAACGCCGGGCAGATCTCGCCGGGCTACGCCTCGCCATGGGCTGCGCCGGGTGTGCCGCTCAAGGCCATCAAATGGCTGCTGGAGCGCCACGCACCCCTGGCGATCAAGGCCACCGCCGATATCGATCAGTACCTGTGGATGGCGCAGATGCTGCGCAACTGCACCGCCAGCCGTTATGCGGTGAACAAGGAGCGCATGGTGCGCCTGTCCGAGTACAGCCGCGACTGCATCGATGAGCTGCGCGCCGAGACGGGCATTGCCTACGAAGGCCGCACCTTGGGGACCACGCAGTTGTTCCGTACCCAGGCCCAGCTGGACGGTGCCGCCAAGGACATCGCCGTGTTGAAAGAGTCTGGCGTGCCTTACGAGCTACTGGACCGCGCCGGCATTGCCCGGGTTGAACCAGCCCTGGCCAGCGTCACCGATATCCTCGCCGGTGCCCTGCGCCTGCCGAACGACCAGACCGGCGACTGTCAGATGTTTACTACCCGCCTTGCCGACATGTGCAAGCAACTGGGTGTCGAATTCCGCTTCGAGCAAGATATCCAGCGCCTGGACTACGCCGGTGACCGGATCAACGGTGTGTGGATCGACGGCAAGCTGGAAACCGCCGACCGCTACGTGCTGGCCCTCGGCAGCTACTCGCCGAAACTGCTCAAGCCACTGGGAATCAAGGCGCCGGTGTACCCGCTCAAGGGCTACTCGATGACCGTGCCGATCACCAACGCGGCGATGGCCCCGACTTCGACCATTCTCGATGAGACCTACAAGGTCGCGATCACCCGTTTCGACAACCGTATCCGCGTCGGTGGCATGGCTGAAATAGCCGGTTTTGACCTGTCGCTGAACCCGCGCCGGCGGGAAACCCTGGAGATGATCGTCAACGACCTTTATCCTCAGGGCGGCGATTTGAGCCAGGCCAGTTTCTGGACCGGCCTGCGCCCGACCACGCCAGACGGCACGCCGATTGTCGGTGCCACCCCGTTCAAGAACCTGTTCCTGAACACCGGCCACGGCACCCTCGGTTGGACCATGGCTTGTGGCTCTGGTCGCTTGCTGGCCGATTTGATGGCGAAGAAAACCCCGCAAATCAGTGCCGAAGGTCTTGATATTTCCCGTTATGGCAACCACCAGGAGTCCGCAAAACATGTCAATCCAGCGCCAGCTCACCAATGA